Genomic window ([Empedobacter] haloabium):
CGCGGTCCAGCACCACCAGGCCGTCGCTGACGCCCCCCAGCGCCGCGACCAGCTGCCCGGGCGACAGGCGCGCGCGCTCCTGTGCTTCCTGCACGGCGCGGGGCTGGTCTGCTTGGGAACTTGGGCTGTCACCTGGCCCGGTTGGGAACATCATCGATTGGTCGCAGCGGTTAAAAGAATAGGCGAGAACAGGCGAGAACAGGGGAGAACAGGCGAGAGCGCCTGCAAGAGCGCGGGCACCGCCAGCGTGCTGCGATTGTAGCGTCAGGCAGCACGCTGCGCACGCACTGTTGACGAATTGCCAGCGCCTGGCCGGCCGGGCTGGCGGGTCAGGCCGGAATGCGCGCGCCCACCCGTTCCAGGATCGCCTGCAGTTGCTCGATCTCGTATGGCTTCTGGATCGCCTCGGTCTTGAAGTCGAGCTGCTGCGTCACCGCCGTGCCGTAGCCGGAGGCGAAGATCACCTGCAGGCCGGGCTGTGCGGCCACGGCGCGGCGCGCCAGTTCGATGCCGGAGATGCCGGGCAGGCTGACGTCGGAAAACAATACTTCGATATCGCCGCGCCGCAGCCGTTCCAGCGCCGCCTCGCCGCTGGCCACGGCGTCCACCTCATGGCCGAACGCGCGCAGCATTTCGCATACCAGGTATTGCGCGTCCAGGTTGTCTTCCACGACCAGCATGCGCAGCATGCGGGCGGCCGCCGGGGCGCCGGTCGCGGCCGGTGGCGCCAGCGTGCACAGGATGCCCTGCACGACGCGCTCCGCGTCGCGCAGCGGCGTATAGGTGAGGTCGAAACGCTGTTCGCTGATGCCGTCGTGGCGCCACAGGCGCAGCGTGGCGCCGGGGAAGGCGAGGGTGCGGCCGGCCCAGCAGCCCTCGATGGCGGCGGGGTTCCAGCTCCAGGCCGACGGCTGCATGGCCGGCACGCGGCCGCCGGGTGCCGGCTGCTGCGCCGGTCCCACCAGGTCGACGTAGGCATCGTTATACAGCATCACCTGCTGCCGGCCCCACATGACGAGCATCGGCAGCGGCACGCTGAGGATGATGTCCATGGTCAGGCGCAGCGCAGGCGGCCAGGTGTCCGGGTGGCCGATGGTCGCACGTGACCAGTCGTGTTCGGCCAGCGCGGCCAGGCTGTTGCAGGCTTGTGCAGTCATCGCGTCGGCCAACTCCGTGTCGGGCGTAATAGTATTAAGCTGAAAGCAAACGTGGTTTATCGTACACCAACGGGGCACGGCGCGGCGATGGAAATGCCCTCGGAGCGGGGCATGCATCGCCCATGCATTTTGCTCTGGACAATGGAGCGGGGCCGCCCTATAATCTTGCTCCTTTCGCAGCAAACGTTGCGAAGGACAGGCGGGAAAGCGGCAGTAGGCTTTTCGGTTCTGGAAACGTCGGGTTGGCGGCGCAAGCGGCAAACGAGACGATGGATAAAAAATCCAGCTTTCCAAACCGTAATAAATACTGTAAAATGCCGACTCGCTTGACAATGCGGCTGTAGCTCAGCTGGATAGAGTACTTGGCTACGAACCAAGGGGTCGTGGGTTCGATTCCTGCCAGCCGCACCAGAATTCGTCAGCAGATGGAAGTCTGCCGGCAAGCAGTATCGCAGTAAGCAGCGCGTGTGACGAGGTTTGCCGCCGGGCTGTTATAATTGAGGAAGTTTTGCGGCTGTAGCTCAGCTGGATAGAGTACTTGGCTACGAACCAAGGGGTCGTGGGTTCGATTCCTGCCAGCCGCACCAGTTGTACCGCGCAGATGGAAGTCTGTGCTTGAAGTTTGTAAGTGAGAAGTTTTGCGGCTGTAGCTCAGCTGGATAGAGTACTTGGCTACGAACCAAGGGGTCGTGGGTTCGATTCCTGCCAGCCGCACCAGATGTAAAGGAAAGGCCAGATCTTCGGATCTGGCCTTTTTTCGTTTGCGTTCCCGCTGCGTTGCGCTCAACGCGGTGATTCATCGCGCCCGCGCGCGCGCAGGCGGTTGGCAAACGGCGGCAAATGCCCGATGATTTCGAGCATGTCCATGTCACAGGCTCCCGCATGACCATCATCACCTCCATCGAAGACCTGCGCGTGCTGGCCAAGCGGCGCGTGCCCCGCATGTTCTACGACTACGCCGATTCCGGCTCCTGGACCGAGTCCACCTACCGCGCCAACAGCAGCGACTTCGCCCGCATCCAGTTCCGCCAGCGCGTCGCCGTCGACATGAGCAACCGCACGCTGGCCACCACCATGGTCGGCCAGGACGTGACGATGCCGGTGGCGCTGGCGCCGACCGGCCTGACCGGCATGCAGCATGCGGACGGCGAGATCCTGGCCGCGCGCGCCGCCGAAAAGGCCGGCGTGCCGTTCACGCTGTCGACCATGAGCATCTGCTCGATCGAGGACGTGGCCGCGCACACCAGCAAGCCGTTCTGGTTCCAGCTGTACGTGATGAAGGACCGCGATTTCATCAACCGCCTGATCGACCGCGCCAAGGCCGCCAACTGCTCGGCGCTGGTGCTGACCCTGGACCTGCAGGTGCTGGGCCAGCGCCACAAGGACGTGCGCAACGGCCTGTCGGCGCCGCCGCGCCTGACCTTGCCGAACCTGGTCAACATGGCCAGCAAGCCGCGCTGGTGCCTGGGCATGCTGGGCACGCGGCGGCGCTACTTCGGCAATATCGTCGGCCACGCACCCAAGGTGGCGGACATGTCGTCGTTGTCGTCGTGGACCGCGCAGCAGTTCGACCTGACCCTGTCGTGGCGCGACGTGGAATGGATCAAGCAGCGCTGGGGCGGCAAGTTGATCATCAAGGGCATCATGGACGCGGAGGACGCCCGCCTGGCCGTGGCCAGCGGGGCCGACGCGCTGATCGTGTCGAACCACGGCGGCCGCCAGCTCGATGGCGCGCCCTCGTCGATCGCGGCGCTGCCAGCCATCGTCGATGCGGTCGGCGACGCCATCGAGGTGCACTTCGATGGCGGCATCCGTTCCGGCCAGGACGTCATCAAGGCCGTGGCGCTGGGCGCGCGCGGTGTCTACATCGGCCGCGCCTTCCTGTATGGGCTGGGCGCGATGGGCGAGGCGGGCGTGACGCGCTGCCTCGACATCATCCGCAACGAGCTCGATATCACGATGGCCTTCTGCGGCCTGCGCGACGTGCGCGACGTCACGCGCGACATCCTGTTGCCGGGGACGTTCCCCCGTTAATCCGCGCGTGCCAGGCGCGCCGGCGCCAGCTCGCGCAGGGCGACGCTCGTGGCCTCGGCCACGCTCTCGCTGCGCGCCTCGGCCTGCTCGGTCGCCCCATGCGTGAATACCACCAGCACGATCGGCGCGCGCTGCGGCAGGTAGATCACGCCCATGTCGTTGGCGACGCCGTAGCTGCCGCTGGTGCCGGTCTTGTCGGCCACGACCGCGCCTTTCGGCACGCCGGCGCGGATGCGCGTGGCGCCGGTCGTGTTCCCCACCATCCAGTCCTTCAGCTGTTGCCGCTGCGCCGGCGGCAGGCCGTCGCCGACCAGCAGTTTTTGCAGGGTGCGCGCCATCGCCAGCGGCGTGGTCGTGTCGCGCTCGTCGCCCGGGATGGCGGAGTTCAGCTCCGTTTCCCAGCGGTCGAGGCGGAAGGTCGTGTCGCCCAGGGTGCGCGCATAGGCCGTGATGGCGGCCGGTCCGCCCAGCTCGCGCATCAGGATGTTGGCGGCCGCGTTGTCGCTGTACTGGATCGTGGCGGCGCACAGTTCGGCGGCCGTCATGCCGGCTTCCACGTGCTTTTCGCTCACCGGCGAATGCGGCTTGATGTCGGCCTGGGTGTAGCGCAGGCGCTTGCCCAGGAAGCCGGGTTCGGTCGCGCTGCGCGCCAGCACGGCCGCCGCGACGATGGTCTTGAAGGTGCTGCAGAAGGGGAAGCGCTCGTCCTGGCGGTTGCCGATGACCTTGCCGCTGGCGGTGTCGATGGCGGCCACGCCGACCCGCCCCTTGAACTTGCGTTCCAATGCGGCGAAAGCGGATGGGGCGGCCGGTGGCTTGGCCAGCGACAGGCTCGGCAGCAACGGCAGGGCGGCGGCGGCAAGCAGGAGCCGGCGGTGGCGGGACAGGGTCATGGCGGTTGGGCGGTAGTGGCTGGAGCCCCGTATTCTAGACGGTGTAGCCGATATTGCAACGCTCGCGCTGTGGCACGCGGGCAGCCATTTTTGGCCGCCCGCGTCGCCCGCGCCAGCGCGACGGTGTAAGCTGGCGGAGAGACGCGGCGACCCGTCCGCCGCCCACCGACGTGGGGAGAAGCGCGATGCCGGCCATCTTCTTGCATGCGTGTTGCTGTCTGCTGCTGGCCCTGCTCGGCGCCTGCGGCGACGGCAGGAGCACGTCCGCTACGGGCGCGGATGCCGACTTCGAACCGGCGCGCGCGGGCCCGGCCGCCAGCACGCTGGTCGTGTTCGTGCACGGCGTGCTGGGCGACGCCGTCACCACGTTCGGTGCCGACCGCGAGCACAACTGGCCCGTGCTGCTGGCCAGCGATCCCGCCTTCGCCGGGCAGCTCGCCGTGCTGAGCCTGGGCTACCGGTCGGCGCCGCTGGCAGGCGGCAGCAACGTCAACGAGATCGCCAACCGGCTGCTGGTGCGCTTGCGCGACAAGGACGTGTTCCGGCGCTACCGCCATGTGGTGTTCGTCGCTCACAGCATGGGTGGCCTCGTCGTCAAACGCATGCTGGTGCAACTGCAGGCCGACGGACCGGCCGAGCTGGGTGCCGTCGCGGCCGTGTTCTTCATCGCCACGCCGGCCGGCGGCGCGGACCTGGCGGACGTCAGCGCGTGGGTCAGCGGCAATCCCCAGTTCCGTGACATGCGCGGTATCGATGCCAACAC
Coding sequences:
- a CDS encoding response regulator, coding for MTAQACNSLAALAEHDWSRATIGHPDTWPPALRLTMDIILSVPLPMLVMWGRQQVMLYNDAYVDLVGPAQQPAPGGRVPAMQPSAWSWNPAAIEGCWAGRTLAFPGATLRLWRHDGISEQRFDLTYTPLRDAERVVQGILCTLAPPAATGAPAAARMLRMLVVEDNLDAQYLVCEMLRAFGHEVDAVASGEAALERLRRGDIEVLFSDVSLPGISGIELARRAVAAQPGLQVIFASGYGTAVTQQLDFKTEAIQKPYEIEQLQAILERVGARIPA
- a CDS encoding alpha-hydroxy acid oxidase, which produces MTIITSIEDLRVLAKRRVPRMFYDYADSGSWTESTYRANSSDFARIQFRQRVAVDMSNRTLATTMVGQDVTMPVALAPTGLTGMQHADGEILAARAAEKAGVPFTLSTMSICSIEDVAAHTSKPFWFQLYVMKDRDFINRLIDRAKAANCSALVLTLDLQVLGQRHKDVRNGLSAPPRLTLPNLVNMASKPRWCLGMLGTRRRYFGNIVGHAPKVADMSSLSSWTAQQFDLTLSWRDVEWIKQRWGGKLIIKGIMDAEDARLAVASGADALIVSNHGGRQLDGAPSSIAALPAIVDAVGDAIEVHFDGGIRSGQDVIKAVALGARGVYIGRAFLYGLGAMGEAGVTRCLDIIRNELDITMAFCGLRDVRDVTRDILLPGTFPR
- the bla gene encoding class A beta-lactamase produces the protein MTLSRHRRLLLAAAALPLLPSLSLAKPPAAPSAFAALERKFKGRVGVAAIDTASGKVIGNRQDERFPFCSTFKTIVAAAVLARSATEPGFLGKRLRYTQADIKPHSPVSEKHVEAGMTAAELCAATIQYSDNAAANILMRELGGPAAITAYARTLGDTTFRLDRWETELNSAIPGDERDTTTPLAMARTLQKLLVGDGLPPAQRQQLKDWMVGNTTGATRIRAGVPKGAVVADKTGTSGSYGVANDMGVIYLPQRAPIVLVVFTHGATEQAEARSESVAEATSVALRELAPARLARAD